The following is a genomic window from Desulfomonilia bacterium.
TATGGCTAGACGATAGCCGCTATCGGCGATGCCTTTTATCCTGACGATTTCCCTGGCGGCTTTGACAATTGCAAACCACAGGTCTTTATCGATCTCTGAATTGAGGTTTTCAATATGGGTTTTCGGGACAATGAGTACGTGAACCTTTGCCATAGGCTGTATATCTTCGAATGCAAGCACCAGCTCGTCTTCATAAACCTTTGTGCACGGAATTTCGCCTTTAATTATCCTGCAAAAGATACAGCTCATTTGTCATTGCCTCCTGAATATGTAATCTCTTTCAACGCGGCTAGTATATCACTCTCCATTCCAGCCTGCCAGTCTGGCGAACATCCACCAAGCGGCATAGGCCTTCTGGTTTGCGTTTAGCGGCTGGGAATGGGCCGAACCGCAGTAGTACCATTCGATTCCCTCGGTATGAGATTTCTGCCAGTCCA
Proteins encoded in this region:
- a CDS encoding histidine triad nucleotide-binding protein: MSCIFCRIIKGEIPCTKVYEDELVLAFEDIQPMAKVHVLIVPKTHIENLNSEIDKDLWFAIVKAAREIVRIKGIADSGYRLAINSGPDGTQIVPHLHVHVLGGRLLDAKLG